One genomic window of Trichlorobacter lovleyi includes the following:
- the yrfG gene encoding GMP/IMP nucleotidase produces MILDWYDVDTVLLDMDGTLLDRHFDDHFWLEHVPKRWAAKHKVPVKQAREQLHDLFRSQERTLNWTDLDYWSDRLGLDIPLLKLEVEHLIAVHPGVIEFLTFCRQQGKQLWLVTNAHSKTLDIKLKKTLIGHWFDGVVSAHQVGLPKEDGGFWAELQRFVSYNPARTMLGEDSETNLQTAADYGIKYLFYVSHYSSQCVPTVSNRFVTIDYFNRLLPPAGGLTAHVC; encoded by the coding sequence ATGATACTTGACTGGTACGATGTTGATACAGTGTTGCTGGATATGGACGGCACGCTGCTGGATCGTCATTTTGATGATCACTTTTGGCTGGAGCATGTACCTAAACGTTGGGCAGCAAAGCATAAGGTACCGGTAAAGCAGGCCAGAGAGCAGTTGCACGACCTGTTTCGTTCGCAGGAGCGCACCCTGAACTGGACTGACCTTGATTACTGGTCTGACCGGCTTGGTCTGGATATTCCGCTCTTAAAGCTGGAAGTGGAACACCTGATTGCGGTGCATCCTGGCGTGATTGAGTTTTTGACCTTTTGTCGCCAGCAGGGCAAGCAGCTCTGGTTGGTAACCAATGCCCATAGTAAAACTCTGGATATTAAGTTGAAGAAAACTCTGATCGGTCACTGGTTTGATGGTGTTGTTTCAGCCCACCAGGTAGGTCTGCCCAAGGAAGACGGTGGTTTTTGGGCAGAATTGCAGCGTTTTGTCAGCTATAATCCGGCACGGACAATGCTGGGGGAGGATAGTGAGACCAATCTGCAGACTGCAGCTGATTACGGTATTAAGTATCTTTTTTATGTGAGTCACTACAGTTCGCAGTGTGTGCCGACTGTATCCAATAGGTTTGTAACTATTGATTATTTTAATCGTTTGCTCCCACCTGCAGGAGGTTTAACTGCCCATGTCTGCTGA
- a CDS encoding HU family DNA-binding protein encodes MKKSELVAKMAEGAGLTKAQAEKALASFIAGVTGALTAGDKVTLVGFGTFSAITRKARTGRNPQTGKAIKIAAKTSGKFSPGKSLKDLVCKKAACKAKKK; translated from the coding sequence ATGAAGAAATCAGAACTTGTTGCAAAGATGGCTGAAGGGGCTGGGCTCACCAAGGCACAGGCTGAAAAAGCCTTGGCAAGCTTCATTGCCGGCGTAACCGGTGCATTGACTGCAGGCGATAAGGTGACCCTGGTGGGATTCGGCACTTTCTCAGCCATTACCCGCAAAGCCCGTACTGGTCGTAATCCCCAGACCGGCAAGGCGATCAAAATTGCTGCAAAGACATCCGGCAAATTTTCTCCTGGCAAGTCACTTAAAGACCTTGTGTGTAAAAAGGCCGCCTGTAAAGCCAAGAAAAAGTAG
- a CDS encoding DUF3373 domain-containing protein encodes MRKVNKLLLSTVLALAIPAGAMAAEADLQVKIDKLSQQMEDLKGQVQRIEDKSLGKWLQIGGSYQFRMDSLHGKTEAYTDAYGTMMNLQNYAQMQYLTGNAAPYNLLSTVMAYNNYGAISSFMTPANVAALQAMMGTAGMVQVPAGKPQNETLYTNKFALDLKAKATKDVTVNVKLGMYKVFGSQDDTAINGNAYFADRVGIFDGVLGHVPSSSYLNVDRAYATWSNIMDQPVWLSVGRRPSTDGAPTNLKSNNERPGNGGTPALLVNYAFDGMTLGYAPDIDMLPGFYAKVCYGRGFDSGYHQATSNSLKDTDMLGVAIIPVDTDPLRVWFQWNRGFNIFDFPVMKNTAFGDTAPSTNLGSIDWFGLGGMSTLKKVGPGDLNFFVDGGLSVTHPTQAVSANAGFQGLLTGGFMNPEAPSDKTGYAVFAGVRYDLPTKTKLGFEFNYGSKNWITFSPAADDMWTSKVGTRGKVYEPYVIQELDLKPISSVFAKAFFKLGYQFYDFEYTGSNNWVGAPMKISDVTANTMLLQAPVKSAHDIYGTFEVHF; translated from the coding sequence ATGCGTAAAGTAAACAAGCTGTTGTTGTCCACCGTACTTGCACTGGCCATTCCGGCTGGCGCCATGGCTGCAGAGGCAGATCTGCAGGTCAAGATTGACAAGCTGTCCCAGCAGATGGAAGACCTGAAGGGCCAGGTTCAGCGGATTGAAGACAAGTCCCTGGGCAAGTGGCTGCAAATTGGTGGTAGCTATCAGTTCCGTATGGACAGTCTGCACGGTAAGACTGAAGCTTACACAGATGCCTATGGTACAATGATGAATTTGCAAAATTATGCTCAAATGCAATATCTTACTGGTAACGCTGCGCCATATAATCTGTTGTCAACGGTTATGGCTTATAATAATTATGGTGCTATCAGTAGTTTCATGACCCCTGCAAATGTCGCTGCATTGCAAGCCATGATGGGTACAGCAGGAATGGTTCAGGTACCTGCTGGTAAGCCACAAAATGAAACACTCTATACCAATAAGTTTGCACTTGACCTGAAGGCCAAGGCAACCAAGGACGTAACTGTTAACGTCAAGTTGGGTATGTACAAGGTGTTTGGTTCACAGGACGATACTGCTATTAACGGTAATGCCTACTTTGCTGACCGTGTAGGTATCTTTGATGGTGTGCTGGGCCATGTGCCTTCCAGCAGTTATCTGAATGTTGACCGTGCCTATGCAACCTGGTCAAATATTATGGATCAGCCGGTCTGGCTTTCGGTTGGTCGTCGTCCTTCAACTGATGGCGCCCCTACTAACCTGAAGTCTAACAATGAGCGTCCTGGCAACGGTGGTACTCCTGCGTTGTTAGTTAACTATGCCTTTGATGGTATGACCTTGGGCTATGCCCCTGATATTGACATGCTGCCCGGCTTCTATGCCAAGGTCTGTTATGGCCGTGGTTTTGATTCCGGCTATCATCAGGCTACCTCTAACAGCCTGAAAGATACTGATATGCTGGGTGTGGCTATTATCCCGGTTGATACTGATCCTCTGCGGGTCTGGTTCCAATGGAACCGTGGTTTCAATATCTTTGACTTCCCGGTCATGAAAAACACCGCCTTTGGTGATACAGCTCCTTCCACAAACCTTGGTTCCATTGACTGGTTTGGTCTGGGTGGTATGTCTACCCTTAAGAAGGTTGGCCCTGGCGACCTGAACTTCTTTGTTGATGGCGGTCTGAGTGTTACTCACCCAACTCAAGCTGTTTCCGCCAATGCTGGTTTTCAGGGGTTGCTGACAGGTGGTTTTATGAACCCTGAAGCACCTTCAGACAAGACCGGTTATGCTGTGTTTGCTGGTGTGCGTTATGACCTGCCCACCAAGACCAAGCTTGGCTTTGAATTTAACTACGGTTCAAAAAATTGGATCACCTTCTCACCTGCTGCTGATGACATGTGGACCAGCAAGGTTGGAACTCGTGGTAAGGTCTATGAGCCCTATGTTATTCAAGAGCTTGACCTGAAGCCGATCTCTTCGGTCTTTGCTAAGGCATTCTTTAAGCTGGGCTATCAGTTCTATGACTTTGAGTACACCGGCAGCAACAACTGGGTTGGTGCTCCGATGAAAATTTCTGACGTAACTGCCAACACTATGCTGCTTCAAGCACCAGTTAAGTCAGCACATGACATCTATGGTACCTTCGAAGTTCACTTCTAA
- a CDS encoding succinate dehydrogenase cytochrome b subunit: MEFLNTSIGRKIVMAVTGLCMVLFAVVHLIGNSTIFVGPSGINAYAEHLHSMPLPIIMIFRAIMLALFVVHVVYGIQLTIENRGGRPSDYAVKATRKATFASENMIWTGLLLFVFIVYHLLHFTFRATPGLTLVNDAAGHFNVFAMVASSFSSIAGAGIYAVAMVVLFMHLYHGIQSLFQTFGLANGNTLPTITKAGALVALVLFAGFVAIPLSILFGIIKG, translated from the coding sequence ATGGAATTTCTGAACACATCCATCGGCAGAAAGATTGTGATGGCAGTAACAGGTCTGTGTATGGTCCTGTTTGCTGTTGTCCATCTTATCGGCAACAGTACCATTTTTGTAGGCCCGAGCGGGATCAACGCCTACGCCGAGCATCTGCACAGCATGCCGCTGCCCATCATCATGATCTTCAGGGCAATCATGCTGGCACTGTTTGTAGTACACGTGGTCTACGGTATCCAGTTGACCATTGAAAACCGTGGTGGCCGTCCCTCCGACTACGCTGTCAAGGCAACCCGCAAGGCGACCTTTGCCAGTGAAAACATGATCTGGACCGGTCTGCTGCTGTTTGTCTTTATTGTGTATCACCTGCTGCATTTCACGTTCCGCGCTACCCCCGGTCTGACACTGGTTAATGATGCTGCCGGTCATTTTAATGTCTTTGCCATGGTGGCTTCCAGTTTCTCATCCATCGCCGGTGCCGGTATCTATGCCGTGGCCATGGTGGTGCTGTTCATGCACCTCTATCACGGTATTCAGAGCCTGTTCCAGACCTTTGGTCTGGCAAACGGTAACACCCTGCCCACCATCACCAAGGCCGGTGCCCTGGTTGCTCTGGTGCTGTTCGCCGGGTTCGTTGCCATCCCACTGTCAATTCTCTTCGGAATCATAAAAGGTTAA
- a CDS encoding NAD(P)-binding domain-containing protein: MSAEFYDVIIIGGGPAGLATAYLCHKHNLTYLVLESGKAPFQGIANTYPQGKLVYASKPKDAPEPFLVDELRPPDKPVTVESYLQYVQHFVQHENLHIRTEVAFENIQDERDFLSITTDKGRFKARKVVLAFGSSIPRELSVYGDAKMVAKNVDDPTKYVGVKTLVIGGGNTAADVVITILKSKRECNDTQPVYWAHKSEKFDVNKETAQRLGEEILLGGNIRLLPGATPRIGEVDDEGVDRLVIRINEFKQADGIDLYHALSFPMQNVIACIGSQGPVPIFDKLGVQTISCTAGVCRVAKEGDRLVLLSAEFESTRKGVYVVGGAISPSYMKISEGSIQEEKHPNLIYTAINDAYHVVEAIRSKLGK; encoded by the coding sequence ATGTCTGCTGAATTCTATGATGTCATTATTATCGGTGGTGGTCCTGCCGGTCTGGCAACGGCCTATCTCTGCCACAAACATAACCTGACGTATCTCGTACTGGAGTCCGGAAAGGCCCCATTTCAGGGGATAGCCAATACCTATCCCCAGGGTAAGCTGGTCTATGCCTCCAAGCCCAAAGATGCACCGGAACCGTTTCTGGTGGATGAGTTGCGACCACCGGACAAGCCGGTGACAGTGGAAAGTTACCTGCAGTATGTGCAGCATTTTGTGCAGCACGAGAACCTGCATATTCGCACCGAGGTGGCTTTTGAAAATATTCAGGATGAACGTGATTTTCTGAGTATTACGACTGATAAGGGCCGTTTTAAGGCCCGTAAGGTGGTGTTGGCCTTTGGCAGTAGCATCCCCCGTGAACTGTCGGTCTATGGCGATGCCAAGATGGTGGCTAAGAACGTGGATGACCCCACAAAGTATGTGGGAGTTAAGACCCTGGTGATTGGTGGCGGTAATACGGCTGCTGATGTGGTAATTACGATTCTAAAGTCAAAGCGGGAGTGTAATGATACCCAGCCGGTTTATTGGGCCCATAAGTCTGAAAAATTTGATGTCAACAAAGAGACTGCTCAGCGACTCGGTGAGGAAATTTTGCTGGGCGGTAATATTCGCCTCCTGCCAGGGGCGACGCCACGTATCGGTGAGGTGGATGACGAGGGGGTTGATCGTCTTGTGATCAGGATCAATGAATTCAAGCAGGCGGATGGCATTGACCTCTATCATGCCTTGAGCTTCCCTATGCAGAATGTGATCGCCTGTATCGGTTCTCAGGGGCCGGTACCGATCTTTGATAAACTGGGAGTGCAGACGATCTCCTGTACTGCTGGAGTCTGCAGGGTTGCCAAAGAGGGAGATCGTCTGGTGCTGCTTTCGGCTGAATTTGAATCAACCCGCAAAGGGGTTTATGTGGTGGGTGGAGCAATTTCACCTTCATACATGAAGATCAGTGAGGGATCAATTCAGGAAGAGAAGCATCCCAACCTGATTTATACGGCTATTAATGATGCCTACCATGTGGTGGAGGCGATCAGGAGTAAACTTGGGAAGTGA